AGCCGCGCACGAGCACCAGCTGGTTGCCCGACTGCTCGGGCAGGTTGCCCTTTACTTTGGCCGGCAACACAAGCCGCCCCTTCGGGTCAAGCTTGCATTCGTATTCGCCGGACAGCAGATTCATGGGCACAAACCGTCGCAGGAAAGTTGAACGGTATTGGCAAATGTACGGGAAGCCCTTCGAAAACCAACCACGATTTACCATTTCCTACCACAAAAGAAATAGGGCCTTCCTATATATTTAAAATGGGTTTTCAAGCCGGTTTAGCAACGGGGGATTATCAGCCCCCTCATTACCCCAGTTCAGAATTGCCAAAGTGTCAGCCGTTGCATTGGGCTAACTTCCGGCTGGCACGCGCTACATTTTTGGCCAGATTCTACACCTACTACGCCCGATTTCCACACTGCTCCTCCGGCACCGAAGCCGTATCTTTGCCCGGTAATGCCACGCTACTCTTTATGCCGTCGCTTCGTCAGCCTGGTGCTGGCCGTGTTGGTGCTCATCACCTCGGTGGGCCTCACGGTGCAGCGCCATACCTGCCGCATGAGTGGCGTCAGCAAGGTGGATATTTCGGTCACGGGGCAGGCGTCGCTGCGGGGCTGCGATGGGCAGCTGGCACCCACCAAGCCGGTGGCCAAGGACAACTGCTGTGACTTCAGCAGCCACCTTCATAAGCTCTCGGTGCCCGCCCACGAGCTGGCGGCGAAGGTGCTCGTGCCGGCTCCACTGCTGGCCGTTTGGCTGCCGGCGCCCAACTGGGCGCCGCTTGGGCTGGCTCAACTGCCCGAGGCGCCCGGCCCCCGCTGGTTCGCGGCCGATTCTTCGCCCCCACCCCTGGGCGGGCGCGGGCTGCTGGCATTTGCCTGCACGCTGGTAGTCTAGGTTTTTCTGAAAATGCCCGTTGCCACGCTGGTCGCAACGAGGGGGCCGCGTGGTCTGCACCGGCCTTTTTTCACAAAAATCTAACTTACTGCTATTATGAAATCCATCTGCGGGCACCGCCCGCTGCTTGCTATGCTTGCCCTGCTGGTGGCTTGGGTGCAGCCGGAATCGGCTGTGGCCCAATCGGCTGCCATTGCCCCGGTACGCGGCGAAGTCACGGAAGCCGGCAAAGCCACTCCCCTACCCGGCGCGCTGTTGCGCTGGCTCTTCGACGGGGCCGAGGCCGAAGGCCCAACCACCACGACCGTTACCGACGCGGCCGGACGCTTTACCCTGCCGCGGCCGGCGCGCGCGGCCTCGCGCCTGGTGGTGCAGGCCCTGGGCTACCAGGCCGATACCCTGGCCGTGCCAGCTACCGGCGCCCCCTACCTGCGCGTAGCCCTACGCGCTGGCCAGGAACTGGGCGAAGTCACCGTGACAGCCCGTGCTCCGGCTTACTCGGCCATCACGCCCGCCAACGTGCAGGTGATATCGGCCCGGGACCTCACCAAGTCGGCGTGCTGCAACCTGGCCGAGAGCTTCGAAACCAACGCCTCGGTCGAGGTCACCACTTCCGATGCCGTGTCCGGTGCCAAGCAGATTCAGTTGCTTGGGCTGGATGGCAGCTACTCGCTGCTGACCGTGGACAACCAGCCGGCCCTGCGCGGGCTGGCCGCGCCCTACCGCCTGGGCTACCTGGCCGGGCCGTGGATTGAGAACATCGAAATCATCAAGGGCACGGGCTCGGTGGTGAACGGGTACGAAGCCATTTCGGGCCAGGTGAACGTGAAGCTGAAGGAGCCCGAGAAAACCGACCAGTTGCTGTTCAACATCTATGGCAACGACTTGGGCAAATTCGATGTCAACCTGAATGCCTCTGCCCGCATCAACCCGAAGTGGAGCACGGTGCTGCTGCTGCACACCGACCACCTGGGCAACCGCGTGGACCGGAATGGCGACAAGTTCTTAGACCTGCCTCTGGCCACCCAGTTCAATGCCTTTAATAAGTGGAAGTACATTTCCGGTACCGGCTTCGTGAGCGAAGTGGGGCTGGGCGCTTTGCGCGAAACCCGGCAGGGCGGCCAGATTAACTTTCGCAATACCGGCGATGCCGACGCGTACCTGCAGCACTACGGCACCACGCAGGCCACCACGCGTTACACGGGCTACGCCAAGACTTCGTACACCTGGCCCACCCGGCCATTCCAAAGCCTGGGCCTGCTGCTGAGTGGCACCGACCATGCCTTCACGTCGGCCTATAGCCCGGCTTACTCGCTGGCGCCTACCACGGGGCCTCGCACCTATGATGGCAACCAGCGCACCGGCCTGGGTACCCTGCTGTTCCAGAGCGTGTTGGGCAACACCTCCCACGTGTATCGGGCGGGGCTGAGCTTTCTGTATGATGACTACCGGGAGGTGTTTCGCGACGGCCACCGCTACCCCACCGAAACGGACGCCGACGTGTACGCCCGGGAGCACCGCAACCGGCTGGAGCTGGTGCCCGGCGCCTTTGCCGAGTACACCTACCAGAACAGCCGCAACCTGACGGTGGTGGCCGGGCTACGCACCGACCGCCACAACCTCTACGGCTGGCAGGTGACGCCCCGGCTCAACCTGAAGTACGACGCGGCCAAGAACACCGTGCTGCGGCTGGCGGCGGGCCGCGGCTTCCGCGTGGCCAACCCCATTGCCGACAATGCGGCCATGCTGGCCAGCGCGCGCCAGTTTCTCATCAGCGACAACCTGCGACCGGAGCGGGCATGGAATATCGGCGGCAGCGCCACGCAGTACTTCACAGTGCTGGGCCGGCAGGCGACGTTTGTGGCCGACTACTACCACACCGAGTTTGACAACCAGGTAGTGGCTGACATGTACACCTCGGCCCGATACATCAACATCCAGAACCTGGGGCCGGGCGGCCGGTCTTTTGCCCGCAGCCTGCAGGGCGAGTTGCAACTTGAGCCGCTGAAAGGCCTGCAAGTGAAGGGGGCCTACAAGTACCTCGACGTGCGTACCACCTACGACGGCGTGCTGCTGGCCAAGCCTCTCACGCCCACGCACCGCGCCTTTGTGAACCTGGACTACGCCAGCGCGTTCGATAAATGGCGCGGCGACTTCACTGTGCAGTGGTTTGGCCAGCGCCCGCTGGCACACATCACCAGCACCCACGCCCACGGCTCAGGACAGGAATACACGCCCGAGCTGGGGCCGCGCTACGGCCTGCTCAATGCCCAAATCACGAGGGCCTTCAAGCGCCTGGAAGTGTACGCCGGCGTAGAAAACCTCACCAACTACCGCCAGCCCAACCCCATCGAAGGCGCCGACAACCCCTTAGGACCAAATTTTGACGCCGCCATGGTGTGGGGCCCGGTGTACGGCCGCCTGACCTACGCCGGCCTGCGCTACCGCATCGAGTAGCGGCAAGCTTTTTGCCTAGTTAACTTTTTCCGGCAGCAATTTTGTTATCGCTGTCACTACACAGCATTCTCAAAATCTTCACCATGAAATTCCTCCTAGCACTCCCGCTATTCGCTTTATTAAGCTTCTCGCCAAACGCCCAGGCGCAAACCGCGCCCGCTACGGCAGCCAAGACCGGAAATGTGGCCACCGCCCAATTCAAAACGTCAGCGGTGTGCGACATGTGCAAGGCACGCCTCGAAAAAAGCTTGGCCTATGAGAAAGGCGTGCAAAGCGCCACGCTCGACGTGCCCAGCAAGGTCCTCACCGTGACGTACCGGCCCGACAAAACCACGCCGGCCAACCTGCGCACCGCCGTTCAGAAAACCGGTTACGACGCCGACGAGCTGACCGCCGACGCCCGCGCCTACAACCGCCTGCCGGACTGCTGCAAGAAAACCAACACCGTGCACACCGACGCGCACTAACCGAAGTTGAGCTAACAAAAAAGGCCCCGTTCTCCTGAGAACGGGGCCTTTTTATTTGGTTTGCCACAGCCGCCACCACGGCAGGTACGGCTGGTCGTGGTGCTCGTAATGGTAGCCGAAGAAGTAGCAACTCACGAAGGCCCACAGGTGGTGCCGGAACTGGCTGCGCGACTTGTGCGGGTTATCGGGGGCGTGCTCGCCGCGGTGCGGCAAGTAGGTACCAAAAAAGAACAGCTGAAACGTGGCCAGCACCGCCGGCACCATCCAAAAGGCAATAACATTAGCCTGCGGGAACCATACTTTCAGCACGTTGTAGGTGATGGCCATGAGGGCGACCTGCCACCAGGTTACGTAGTTCCAGGCGAAGCGCAGGAACCAGGGCAGAAAGCCGGGATGCCGGCCGTCGTGGAAATCCGGGTCGTCGGGGGTGCCCACGTGGCGGTGGTGAGCGTGGTGCTTGGGCAGCTGGCCCGGAAACCAGTTGTAAGCAAACAGGCCCGCGGCTACCGTCCCGATGGTGTTATTGACGCGCTTGTTGGCGCTTACGAGGCCGTGCATGGCGTCGTGGGCCGTGATGAACAGGCCCGTGTACAGGTGCGTTTGCAACAGCACCAGCACGTAGGGCACCGGGCTGCGCCAGTTGGGCTGATGAAAGGCCAGCAAATACGTAAGCAAAGCCGCCCACGCCGTGAACACCGCCAGGGCCACGGCCACGCCTTTCGCGCCCAGCGGCGCGGGGGCCACCCGGCGGGAAGCAGCACCGGCAAGAGTGGGTTGGGCAATGGTCGGCATTACACTAATCGACTACGAAAAGAGTGGCCCCGGTGGCGGTGCTGCTCCGGTGGGCTTCGGCGCCATCGGCTACCTGGTAGCTCATGCCGGGCGTTAGGACGAACTGGCGCCCGTCGGCCAGCTCAGTGTGCAGCTCGCCAGCAACCACCAGGAGGAAGTGCCCCTTCTGGCACCAGTGGTCGGCCAGGTATTCCGGGCTGTACTCCACCATGCGCACCCGCACCGGGCCAAACTGCTGGGTGCGCCAAGTGGCCACGCCAGTGGTGCCGGGGTACTGCTCGCCGGCTACCTCCGGCCAGTTGGTGACGCCAAAGGGCAAGTCCGTTATCTGCATAGCATCGGGCTGGGCTGGTCTACAAATTCAGCAGCCGGTCGCGCACCTGCTCCATTAGCCACATGGGCGTGCTGGTGGCCCCACATATGCCCACCGACTGGCCCGGCAGAAACCAGTTGGGCTGAATTTCGGCCACGTTGGAAATAAAGTGGGTTTGCGGGTTGGTTTCCAGGCACACCTGGTAAAGCACCTTGCCGTTGGAACTTTTAGTGCCCGACACAAACACGATTTGGTCAAATTGAGCCGCAAACCGGCGCAGGTCCTTGTCGCGGTTGCTCACCTGCCGGCAAATGGTGTCGTTGGCATTCACCTGAAAGCCCCGCCCCTCCAGCTCGTTCTTGATGTTGTAGAAGCTGTTGGTGCTCTTCGTGGTCTGGCTGTAGAGGGTAATGTTTTCGGGCAGCTCGTGGCTCAGCAGCTCGTCCAGGTTCTCAAATACCACGGCGTTGCCGCTGGTTTGGCCCAGCAGCCCAAGTACTTCGGCGTGCCCGTGCTTGCCGTAGATGAAAATCTTCTCCTGCTTATCGTAGCTGGTCTTGATGCGGTTTTGCAGCTTGAGCACCACCGGGCAGCTGGCGTCAATCAGGGTCAGGTTGTTTTCCATGGCCATCTGGTAGGTGGCCGGCGGCTCGCCGTGCGCCCGGATGAGCACGGCCTCGTCGCGCAGCTCGGCCAGCTTGTTGTGGCAGATAATGCGCAGGCCGCGGGCCTCGAGGCGCTGCACTTCTTCGTCGTTGTGCACGATGTCGCCTAAGCAGTACAAATAGCCCTGCTCATCAAGCAAGTCTTCAGCCATTTGAATAGCGTAAATCACGCCAAAGCAAAAGCCGGAGTTGGGGTCAATTCGGACGCTGAGCGACATTTTCGGCATAGGCCAAGGTAACCAGCAACCTACCCGCAAGGTTGCGAAGCACGAGCCTATCTTCCGAAAAATACGTAAGTAAAACGCATTTTGGATTGGCAAAGGCAATATGCCGCCAAAATCCTGACCAGACTGCACTTGCACGGAGCCGTGCCCGACCGGTGCCGGGTCGGCTACTCAGCCACCTTGCTCAGGCGCTGGGCCTGCTCGTCGCTCACGTGGCCGCGCTCCACCAGGAAGTTGCGCACCGTCCGGAAGGCTTCCGGGTCGAGGCCCGATTTGGGGTGGCTGAGCGCTGCGTTGAGCAACAGTGCTTTGTCTTCGTCAACGTGTTTGCTCAGGCCCAGAAAGGCGGGCAGATTGCTTTCCACGGAAAAGCGCAGAAAGCGGATTTCGGGGTTCTGCGGGTCAAGTCCAACGGCTTGCTCGAAGGTGCGCGCGGCGTCCTGCACGTAGGTCATCTTATTGAACATGGAGGCGTCGCGGGCCCGAATGGCTTCGGCAGCAGCCTTGTAGCCCAGCACCAGGGCATTGCCGTCTTTGTAGTCGGCCAGCAACTTGTAGAATTTTTCGCCGGCGGTTTTGTCGGCAGCGGCTTGCTCGTAGTGGCGGCGCAGGGTGGCGGGTGGGTAAGTAGTCGACACGGTTTTTTTTACGGAAGTGGATGAAGCAGGAAGCAGAACGCGTGGGGCAGCAATCACCGAAACGTGGTCCCGCACAACCGTGCCCGCAGGGTTTCCCCCCATACGCAAATCGGCGGCCGAGGAGCCAGACCACATGCCTGCAATACCGAGGAAAAGGAGCCCGCTGGGAATCTTCATATCTGCAAAATTACTTAGCTCAACCGCAACGGGCCGGCGCTAAGCAAAACCCGTGCTCGAAAACCGCCTCAAATGCGCGACAACCGATACCGGAAATAAGACCCCAACAGCAACAGCAGCTTGGTGTTATCGGGCACCCGCACCCGCTCGCCCAATATGCGGGCCGCCGGCAACTTCTTTATTTTATAAAATAATTTCAGGTAGTACACATAAGCCAGGTACACGCCCAGCTTGGCGCAGCGCGGCAGCTGCACAATACCCTCGTAGGCAGCTTCAAAATCGGCCTTGATGTCGGCCTCGATTTCCTGCTTGGTGGCGTCGTTGAAGCGCTGGTACACCACGCCCGGGAAATACACGCGGCCGCGCTCCTCGTAATCGGAACGGATGTCGCGCAGGAAGTTTACTTTCTGAAACGCCGCGCCCAACCGCCGGGCCGGCTCGCGCAGCCGGTCAAACAGGGCCGTGTCGCCATCGCAAAAGATGCGCAGGCACATCAGCCCCACCACTTCGGCCGAGCCGTAGATATACTCGTTGTACAAGCCGGGGTGGTAGTTCTGGTCTTCCAAATCCAGGGCCATGCTGTGCAGAAAGGCCTCAATAAACTCGCGGTCGATGCCATACTGCCGCACCACGTGCTGAAAGGAATGCAGCACCGGGTTAAAGCTCAGGCCGGTGTCCAGCGCCTCATAGGTTTGCCGGCGGAAGTCAGCCAGCAGCGCGGTTTTGTCGTGGTCATGGAACGTATCCACTATTTCATCGGCCCAGCGCACAAACCCATACACGGCATACACCGGAAGGTGCAGCTTGGGGTCGAGCGTGCGAATGCCCAGCGTAAACGAAGTGCTGTAGCGCCCCGTGATGAGCTTGCTGCACGCCAGGCTGGTATCCGTGAATAGTTTAACGTGGTCCATTTTGTTGAATGAGGCCTGATTCAAAATAGAACGCCATGCTGAGCGCAGCCGAAGCATCTCGCGTGCAGCAGTAATTAATCACTCTCGTGAGCGAGATGCTTCGGCTGCGCTCAGCATGACGTTCTGTACGGCCGTTATTAATTTTCTTTTAGTACCTCTCCCGCCACCACTTGGCCGGATATTAGCGAAGGCGGCACGCCCGGCCCGGGCACGGTAAGCTGACCGGTGAAATACAAATTACTGATTTTTTTACTCTTCAGGGTGGGCTTCAGGATGGCCGTTTGCTTGAGGGTATTAGCTAAACCGTAGGCGTTGCCTTTATAGCTGTGGTAGTCGGAGATAAAGTCCTGGTGGGCATAGCTCCGTTTGTATACCACCGCGTCGCGGATGCTGTGGCCGCAGTGCCGTTCGAGCCGGTCCATTAGCATGTTGTAATACCGCTCGCGGGTAGCCTCGTCGTCGGTCAGGTTGGGGGCAACCGGAATGAGCAGAAACAGGTTTTCCTGACCTTCGGGGGCCACGGTGGGGTCGGTTTTGCTGGGAACTGAGGCGTAGAACAGCGGCCGGCTGGGCCACTGAGGCTGCTCGTAAATCTCGCGGGAGTGCTGGTTGAAATCCTCGTCGAAAAACAGGTTGTGGTGGCGCAGCTTGTCCAGCTTTTTATTCACGCCGAGGTAGAACAGCAGCGACGACGGCGCCATGGTACGCGAGTTCCAGTACTTCTCGTCGTAGTGGCGGTGTTCGGGATTCAGCACTTCCTGCTCGATGTGGTGGTAGTCGGCGCCGGCCACCACGGCATCGGCGGCGAGAAAGCCACTGGCCGTGCGTGCCCCGGTGCTCCGGCCCTGCTCCACTACTATCTCCTGCACCTCTTCGTTGCAGCGGATTTCCACGCCCAGCTCTTCGGCCAGGCGCACCATGCCTTCCACAATCTTGTGCATGCCGCCTTTGGGGTACCAGGTGCCCAGCGCTAGGTCGGCGTAGTTCATGAGGGAGTACAGCGCGGGCGTGTTCTCGGAAGTAGCGCCCAGAAACAGGATGGGAAACTCCACCAGCTCCAGCAGGCGCGGGTCTTTAAAGAAGCGACGCACGTGCTTGTGCATGCTCTGCAGCACGTCCATGCGCACCATGTCGACGAGCAGCTTGGGGTCGGCAAATTCGAGCAGCGAGCGGCTGGGCGCGTACACCAGGCGGTTGATGCCCACTTCGTACTTGTAAGCTGCCTGCTTCAGAAACTCGTCGAGCCGGGCGGCGCTGCCGGGCTCGTAGCGCTCGAACAGGGCGCGCAACTCGCTCATCTTGGCCGGAATGTCCACGGCTTCCGGCCCTTTGAAAATTACCTGGTACGAGGGGTCGAGCCGCTGCAGCTCGTAGTAGTCGGCTACTGTCTTGCCGAAGCGGGCAAAATATTTATCAAACACATCGGGCATCCAGTACCAGCTCGGACCCATGTCGAAGGTGAAGCCTTGGGCCCGAAAGACCCGCGCCCGGCCCCCGGGGCCTTCGTTTTTCTCGAGCACCGTGACGCGCCAGCCAGCCTGAGCGAGCGTAGTGGCCGCAGCCAAACCGGCAAAGCCGGCGCCGATGACGATGGCGTGCTTAGGATTTTTGCTTTGCAACGTGTGGGGTTAAGCTTATGTAAACCATAAAGAACGTCATGCAGCACGCCGTTTGTCATGCTGACGCAGGAAGCATCTTATCAGGTTAGCGCGATTCGTTCAGCGGTGAGAAGATGCTTCGCTGCGCTCTGCATGACAAACGGCGTGCTGCATGACATGCAGCCCCAAAAGAAACCGCCGACCCTGCGCCACAACTGCAGCAGCAAGGCCGGCGGCCAAGGTAATCAGGCAAGGGAGTTAATCTTCTACTGCGTCGCTCGTTTCGCCGGCCGATGCGCCTACCGGGGCATACACCTGAAGGGCCGACTTGAGCTCCTTGCGGGCAATGTGAATGCGGTTTTTAACGGTACCAATGGGGATTTGCAGCTTCTCGGCAATCTCCATGTACTTGTAGCCGATGTAGTACATCATGAACGGCGTGCGGTAGTCGGTGCCCAGGCCGGCGATGGCCTCGTTGATGTCGCGCACCACAAAATCGGAAGTGGCGCCATTGTGGGTGATGTAGTTCTGGTCGGTGTTGAAATACTGGAAATACTCCGTCGAATCGATGTTGGAGCTGCGCTTGGTAATCTTGTTGTAGTTGTTGATGAAGGTGTTGCGCATGATGGTATACAACCACGCCTTCAGGTTGGTACCGGCTTTAAACTTGTCCTTATTAAGCAGGGCTTTGAGGAGGGTTTCCTGCACTAAATCCTTGGCATCATCAGCGTCTCGCGTCAAATTCATGGCGGCGGGCCGGAGGGTGAGCGAAATCTTCTGCACTTGCGAGGTGAATTCTAGCGAAGTCATGCTGTTTAGCTTTTCGTGGCCGATTGTTAAACAAATATACGAGTCATAACTGAAATTGACCACGGATGCCAAAATAATTTTAGCCCGCTCGCCTTATTATCAATCCTTTTCTCAATCGTTGTTGCGTCAAGCTAGTCAGTTTGGCCATTCCCTTGGCTCGTTCCTCGCCCAATGACCAGCTTTTCCCCACGACCGGATGCATTTACGGGCACGAGCGGCAAGCGGATTGGGCCGCCACCCCGGGTATTTAGGCGGATACCGGAGCGAAATTATTTTCGCTGATCATGGCCAGGAAATCGGTCATCAGCGGCGGCGCCACAAAGTTGGGGGGCAGCACCAGGCCTTCCTGGCGGGCCAGGTTGCCGTAGAGCACCACCCGCCCGGCGGGGCACAGCTGGAGCAATTCCTGGGCAAATTCGCCAATGCGGGTGCGCTCGGGCTGCGTGGTGAGCACCGTCACCAGGGCGTTGGGCCGGTAGAACTGGCACACCATGGTGAGCTCCTTGATGGGCATGTTCTGGCCCAAGTACAAGGTGTGCTGGCCCCGGGAGCGCAGGGCGTAGTTCATAAACAGCAGGGCCAGCTCGTGCAGCTCGTGCTCGGGCAGAAACAACAGCCACCGGGGCGCCTCCGCGGAGCCAATGGGCGGCAGTGCATCGGTGGCGACGAGCAGCTTTTGGCGCAGCAAGTGGGAAAGCAGGTGCTCCTGCGACAAATTCATGGTGCCGGCCAGCCACATCAGCCCAATGCGCTGCAGCAGCGGGTACGCCACCTGCAGCATCATGTTTTCAAACCCCAGCTTGCTGGTGGCATCGTCGAGCAGCTGGTTGAGCCGGACCTCGTCGAAGGTGAGCATGGCCGCCAGCAGGGCATTTACCTGCAGCTGGTAATCATGCGCGTCGTTGCCGCAGGCCAGTACGGCGGCCTGAATCTCGGCATCGCTGAGGCGGGCCACCTGCGAGATGCGCTTGCCCCGCCCGCAGAGCGTGGTCACGTTGAGCAGGCGGCGCAGGTCGTCGTCGCAATACAGGCGAATATTGGTGGCCGTGCGCACCGGCCGCAACAGGCCATAGCGCTGCTCCCACATCCGAATGGTATGCGCCTTGATGCCCGAAAGCTGCTCTAAGTCGCTGATGGAGAAGTGGCCCATTTTTAATTCAAATCAAGTTCTGAGAAGTATAAAGCGAATCGGGGGGAATTGTTCAAGGCTACTGAAATCACCGCCTATTCCACCGTGCTTTTGATTTTCTCTTGTTTGGCCGCGGCTTGCTGGCGCGCCAGCCGCAGGTACTTGGGCGACACCCACAGCAGGCCAAACTCCTGGGAGCCGTCGCGGCCGTCGGTTTTGTGGTGCGTTTTGTGGGCCATGTTCAGCGCCCGCAGGTAGGGGTGCTTCGATTTTTTCCAGAAGCGCAGCCGGCCGTGGATTAGCACGTCGTGCACGAAGAAGTAGACCGTGCCATAGGCCGCAATGCCCACGCCCACCCAAAACCACCAGCGCCCGCCGTCGTCGCCGGTGATAAAAAGCGCGGCTGAGATGCCCCCGTAAATCAGAAAGAACAGGTCGTTGCGCTCCACCGGGTGCGGGTGCCGCACGTGGTGCGAGCGGTGCAAGAACCACAACGGGCCGTGCTGCACAAACTTGTGCATGAACCACGCCCAGAACTCCATGAAAGCAAACGTTGTGAGGGTGATGCCAAGGGCAGGCAGAATCGTCATGCGGAAGTAACCAGAGCAGGGAAGGGGATGTTTGGAACGGACGCAGAAACGCCGCTCCGCCCCAAACGAATTGCGGGAGCAGAACGGCGTTCCGGTCTATTGGGCTACTAAATAACGACTTTTCACGCTACCAGCTAATCTTTTCCTTGCGCAAAAACGCATTGATGCCCTGGCGGCAGTCTTCGGAGCCCCGGGCTTCGGCGTTGCGCTGGGCGGCGTAGCGCAGGCCTTCTTCCAGGTCCATTTCCGGCAGGCGGGCCAGCATTTCCTTGGTGACTTCCATGCTCTGGCCCGAGTTTTCGCGGCACAGGCGCCGGGCGTAGGCACTTACGGTGCCGGCCAGCTCTTCTTTCGAAGCCAAGAAGGTGATTAGGCCCATGTCGAGGGCCAATTGGGCTGAAATGGCGTCGCCGCTGAGCAACAACTGCTTGGTGCGGGCCTCCCCTATTTTACGCACCAGAAACACGCTGACAATGGCCGGCAGAAAGCCAATTTTCACTTCGGTGTAGCCAAATTTGGCTTCGGGCACGGCAAAGGTGAGGTCGCAGATGGCGGCGAGGCCGCAACCGCCCGCCAAGGCGTGGCCCTGCACCTGGCCGATGACCACCTTTTTGAGGGTGTAAATCTGGTGG
This region of Hymenobacter sedentarius genomic DNA includes:
- a CDS encoding HYC_CC_PP family protein, coding for MPRYSLCRRFVSLVLAVLVLITSVGLTVQRHTCRMSGVSKVDISVTGQASLRGCDGQLAPTKPVAKDNCCDFSSHLHKLSVPAHELAAKVLVPAPLLAVWLPAPNWAPLGLAQLPEAPGPRWFAADSSPPPLGGRGLLAFACTLVV
- a CDS encoding TonB-dependent receptor translates to MKSICGHRPLLAMLALLVAWVQPESAVAQSAAIAPVRGEVTEAGKATPLPGALLRWLFDGAEAEGPTTTTVTDAAGRFTLPRPARAASRLVVQALGYQADTLAVPATGAPYLRVALRAGQELGEVTVTARAPAYSAITPANVQVISARDLTKSACCNLAESFETNASVEVTTSDAVSGAKQIQLLGLDGSYSLLTVDNQPALRGLAAPYRLGYLAGPWIENIEIIKGTGSVVNGYEAISGQVNVKLKEPEKTDQLLFNIYGNDLGKFDVNLNASARINPKWSTVLLLHTDHLGNRVDRNGDKFLDLPLATQFNAFNKWKYISGTGFVSEVGLGALRETRQGGQINFRNTGDADAYLQHYGTTQATTRYTGYAKTSYTWPTRPFQSLGLLLSGTDHAFTSAYSPAYSLAPTTGPRTYDGNQRTGLGTLLFQSVLGNTSHVYRAGLSFLYDDYREVFRDGHRYPTETDADVYAREHRNRLELVPGAFAEYTYQNSRNLTVVAGLRTDRHNLYGWQVTPRLNLKYDAAKNTVLRLAAGRGFRVANPIADNAAMLASARQFLISDNLRPERAWNIGGSATQYFTVLGRQATFVADYYHTEFDNQVVADMYTSARYINIQNLGPGGRSFARSLQGELQLEPLKGLQVKGAYKYLDVRTTYDGVLLAKPLTPTHRAFVNLDYASAFDKWRGDFTVQWFGQRPLAHITSTHAHGSGQEYTPELGPRYGLLNAQITRAFKRLEVYAGVENLTNYRQPNPIEGADNPLGPNFDAAMVWGPVYGRLTYAGLRYRIE
- a CDS encoding heavy-metal-associated domain-containing protein, giving the protein MKFLLALPLFALLSFSPNAQAQTAPATAAKTGNVATAQFKTSAVCDMCKARLEKSLAYEKGVQSATLDVPSKVLTVTYRPDKTTPANLRTAVQKTGYDADELTADARAYNRLPDCCKKTNTVHTDAH
- a CDS encoding fatty acid desaturase, with amino-acid sequence MPTIAQPTLAGAASRRVAPAPLGAKGVAVALAVFTAWAALLTYLLAFHQPNWRSPVPYVLVLLQTHLYTGLFITAHDAMHGLVSANKRVNNTIGTVAAGLFAYNWFPGQLPKHHAHHRHVGTPDDPDFHDGRHPGFLPWFLRFAWNYVTWWQVALMAITYNVLKVWFPQANVIAFWMVPAVLATFQLFFFGTYLPHRGEHAPDNPHKSRSQFRHHLWAFVSCYFFGYHYEHHDQPYLPWWRLWQTK
- a CDS encoding DHCW motif cupin fold protein; its protein translation is MQITDLPFGVTNWPEVAGEQYPGTTGVATWRTQQFGPVRVRMVEYSPEYLADHWCQKGHFLLVVAGELHTELADGRQFVLTPGMSYQVADGAEAHRSSTATGATLFVVD
- a CDS encoding 4-hydroxy-3-methylbut-2-enyl diphosphate reductase, which encodes MSLSVRIDPNSGFCFGVIYAIQMAEDLLDEQGYLYCLGDIVHNDEEVQRLEARGLRIICHNKLAELRDEAVLIRAHGEPPATYQMAMENNLTLIDASCPVVLKLQNRIKTSYDKQEKIFIYGKHGHAEVLGLLGQTSGNAVVFENLDELLSHELPENITLYSQTTKSTNSFYNIKNELEGRGFQVNANDTICRQVSNRDKDLRRFAAQFDQIVFVSGTKSSNGKVLYQVCLETNPQTHFISNVAEIQPNWFLPGQSVGICGATSTPMWLMEQVRDRLLNL
- a CDS encoding phytoene/squalene synthase family protein; amino-acid sequence: MDHVKLFTDTSLACSKLITGRYSTSFTLGIRTLDPKLHLPVYAVYGFVRWADEIVDTFHDHDKTALLADFRRQTYEALDTGLSFNPVLHSFQHVVRQYGIDREFIEAFLHSMALDLEDQNYHPGLYNEYIYGSAEVVGLMCLRIFCDGDTALFDRLREPARRLGAAFQKVNFLRDIRSDYEERGRVYFPGVVYQRFNDATKQEIEADIKADFEAAYEGIVQLPRCAKLGVYLAYVYYLKLFYKIKKLPAARILGERVRVPDNTKLLLLLGSYFRYRLSRI
- a CDS encoding phytoene desaturase family protein — protein: MQSKNPKHAIVIGAGFAGLAAATTLAQAGWRVTVLEKNEGPGGRARVFRAQGFTFDMGPSWYWMPDVFDKYFARFGKTVADYYELQRLDPSYQVIFKGPEAVDIPAKMSELRALFERYEPGSAARLDEFLKQAAYKYEVGINRLVYAPSRSLLEFADPKLLVDMVRMDVLQSMHKHVRRFFKDPRLLELVEFPILFLGATSENTPALYSLMNYADLALGTWYPKGGMHKIVEGMVRLAEELGVEIRCNEEVQEIVVEQGRSTGARTASGFLAADAVVAGADYHHIEQEVLNPEHRHYDEKYWNSRTMAPSSLLFYLGVNKKLDKLRHHNLFFDEDFNQHSREIYEQPQWPSRPLFYASVPSKTDPTVAPEGQENLFLLIPVAPNLTDDEATRERYYNMLMDRLERHCGHSIRDAVVYKRSYAHQDFISDYHSYKGNAYGLANTLKQTAILKPTLKSKKISNLYFTGQLTVPGPGVPPSLISGQVVAGEVLKEN
- a CDS encoding sigma-70 family RNA polymerase sigma factor — protein: MTSLEFTSQVQKISLTLRPAAMNLTRDADDAKDLVQETLLKALLNKDKFKAGTNLKAWLYTIMRNTFINNYNKITKRSSNIDSTEYFQYFNTDQNYITHNGATSDFVVRDINEAIAGLGTDYRTPFMMYYIGYKYMEIAEKLQIPIGTVKNRIHIARKELKSALQVYAPVGASAGETSDAVED
- a CDS encoding MerR family transcriptional regulator, with protein sequence MGHFSISDLEQLSGIKAHTIRMWEQRYGLLRPVRTATNIRLYCDDDLRRLLNVTTLCGRGKRISQVARLSDAEIQAAVLACGNDAHDYQLQVNALLAAMLTFDEVRLNQLLDDATSKLGFENMMLQVAYPLLQRIGLMWLAGTMNLSQEHLLSHLLRQKLLVATDALPPIGSAEAPRWLLFLPEHELHELALLFMNYALRSRGQHTLYLGQNMPIKELTMVCQFYRPNALVTVLTTQPERTRIGEFAQELLQLCPAGRVVLYGNLARQEGLVLPPNFVAPPLMTDFLAMISENNFAPVSA